The genome window GTAACAAgggttttcattgtttttccacAACCTGCCTAGATTTTATAATTTCCCTTGTCATActgtatctttttattgttaacTACCAGATACTATTTCAGAGTTTTGAATGTTTCATTCCAGATACTTATGAAATGGGGAGAATACTCCAATGATGTTCAGTTCATCCTCCAGCGGTCTGCTCTTGAGCCTAAGACCTCCAATGGCCCGTCTGGCCTCCGTCCCAGTGGTCACCCTAGAGTGGAGCCTCCAAGTAGAGCCACTCTGTCCCAGAGTCCGCCGGTCACGCAAGACCGGCCCAGACAGTCTCCACATACTCATAAAGATCTGAAGAAGTCACTCACCTTCAGTGGAGGGCATGCAGATTTGCGGCGCTTAGATGCAGGCACCCCATCACCCTCCCAGGGATGTCCACCCTTGTCACCAGGCATGATGTCCCCTACCGGCCCACGCCACAGTGATTTCCCTTACTCCTCTCCACCCACAAGCCCCCACTGGGAGGGCCAAATGCTGCCCACTGAGGCATGCAAGGCAGACCAGCAGTCTTGCCCTGTTGCCTGGAGACCCCCTGCACCCCCACCCTATGAGCTGGTGCGAGGcaacccacctcctcctccatcagcttCAAGGATTGGAGTTGACAATGTCCGGGCCACTAGTCACTGGAGTGCCCCCTGGCCTGGCTCCCATTCCCCTCCAGCCACCTCCCAGCCAACCCCATTAAGTCCCCACTCCCCTATTCGTTCTCCACCTGCCACAGAGCCCCCATACTCCCTGGGCAGGAGGGAGCAACGCCCCGAGCTGCCAAGGAATGAACCTGTATATAGCGATGCCAGGCGGCCTCCCTTCCCTGGCTATGCACACCCTGGGAGCGGCAGTCTCAACACCACTCCTCCTGGCTCCCTGTATCAGCCCCGTGGCCCTTCTCCTAGTCAGATGTCTCCCATGTAtaatggtcctcctcctccaaaaccaCCCCACATATCAGGGCCACGAGAGCTGCCTCCATAtcgacacccaccaccaccttcctctgTGCCTACCAAGGCCTCCCCTTCCCATGGCTCGCCCCGGAAGGTTACAAATGTTCAGACATCTCCCACCAAGCAGCCattgccaccgccaccatcagcCCAAGTGCCACTTTCAAGCAACAAAGTGCCTAATCCCCACCAAATTGGCTCATCGTCCCATTCATCACCCATCCGCCACCCATCACCCACCAGGCATTCCTCGCCCACCCGCCACCCATCCCCATCACGTTCATGTCCAGTTGGCTCATCTGTCATCAACTCGCCAAGTCCTCACAGCAACACCAAGAACCCTCGGTCTGGCAGCCCTGTAAAGGCCATGCAGGTGAGACACAACATGGAAGAGTTCCCAGGTGGTAACTTACTGGACAAGGGCATTGCCAAGACAGGCACGGAGGAGCAGAGTGCAGTACGTCACGGGGAGTACCACCCAAGGAAAGAAGATGGCGCAAACAGCAACTCTGCAAAAGAGGTTATTCAGTCTAACATTGTGAATAATAGCATTGGCAAGCCTATGCCAGATGTCCAGAGCAAGACAAACCAGCACAATCGAGGCAGCATTGACCGACTGGCTgtggagagtgtgagtgtgtttgggaggcGAGGTACCAGTGAAGAGCCCTTCACCAACAAGGACTCACCACACCCAAATTGTAGTGACCGCCTTAACACATCTCTTGATTCTCCACATTCCAACCATTGCATTAAGTCACCTCATACCAGGAGAAGCCCTGCTAAGGTGAGTACTACTTCCAATACACTTCCACTGCCCATAAAATCTCAGAAAAGACTAGTAGTCCTACATCT of Portunus trituberculatus isolate SZX2019 chromosome 37, ASM1759143v1, whole genome shotgun sequence contains these proteins:
- the LOC123513968 gene encoding flocculation protein FLO11-like isoform X3 yields the protein MTFMVGVILSAEGERTQSEHPRILLNMHANTEDGFMVARMELKVWVEGIQRIVCGVTETTTCQDVVYALAHATGKTGRFTLIERWRNNERLLAPNEYPLKILMKWGEYSNDVQFILQRSALEPKTSNGPSGLRPSGHPRVEPPSRATLSQSPPVTQDRPRQSPHTHKDLKKSLTFSGGHADLRRLDAGTPSPSQGCPPLSPGMMSPTGPRHSDFPYSSPPTSPHWEGQMLPTEACKADQQSCPVAWRPPAPPPYELVRGNPPPPPSASRIGVDNVRATSHWSAPWPGSHSPPATSQPTPLSPHSPIRSPPATEPPYSLGRREQRPELPRNEPVYSDARRPPFPGYAHPGSGSLNTTPPGSLYQPRGPSPSQMSPMYNGPPPPKPPHISGPRELPPYRHPPPPSSVPTKASPSHGSPRKVTNVQTSPTKQPLPPPPSAQVPLSSNKVPNPHQIGSSSHSSPIRHPSPTRHSSPTRHPSPSRSCPVGSSVINSPSPHSNTKNPRSGSPVKAMQVRHNMEEFPGGNLLDKGIAKTGTEEQSAVRHGEYHPRKEDGANSNSAKEVIQSNIVNNSIGKPMPDVQSKTNQHNRGSIDRLAVESVSVFGRRGTSEEPFTNKDSPHPNCSDRLNTSLDSPHSNHCIKSPHTRRSPAKESPKSGSEGVRVSHNNKMEQVVIDGKYRDLIKLINLQRDKLNNQQVEMTKYEAEIAYLEGRSREDESRLAHVTSEIERHEKLAQQIDEEVNHLQQLEQEAEGAHQAEDKVKAEISALQAQLAHCENQLATHREKVSELEKSMDEEHQRSEEEARAQQDAMVREIEKLQAAIAQASAQAEHAQVQSQQILQEMADSEKTIADKKKEVEKLVMEMKDANLESLSITPSEEVRTLLEGKTGATKPGSSRRMIGSPRQLENAVPTSKNPHGVWV
- the LOC123513968 gene encoding flocculation protein FLO11-like isoform X8 translates to MTFMVGVILSAEGERTQSEHPRILLNMHANTEDGFMVARMELKVWVEGIQRIVCGVTETTTCQDVVYALAHATGKTGRFTLIERWRNNERLLAPNEYPLKILMKWGEYSNDVQFILQRSALEPKTSNGPSGLRPSGHPRVEPPSRATLSQSPPVTQDRPRQSPHTHKDLKKSLTFSGGHADLRRLDAGTPSPSQGCPPLSPGMMSPTGPRHSDFPYSSPPTSPHWEGQMLPTEACKADQQSCPVAWRPPAPPPYELVRGNPPPPPSASRIGVDNVRATSHWSAPWPGSHSPPATSQPTPLSPHSPIRSPPATEPPYSLGRREQRPELPRNEPVYSDARRPPFPGYAHPGSGSLNTTPPGSLYQPRGPSPSQMSPMYNGPPPPKPPHISGPRELPPYRHPPPPSSVPTKASPSHGSPRKVTNVQTSPTKQPLPPPPSAQVPLSSNKVPNPHQIGSSSHSSPIRHPSPTRHSSPTRHPSPSRSCPVGSSVINSPSPHSNTKNPRSGSPVKAMQVRHNMEEFPGGNLLDKGIAKTGTEEQSAVRHGEYHPRKEDGANSNSAKEVIQSNIVNNSIGKPMPDVQSKTNQHNRGSIDRLAVESVSVFGRRGTSEEPFTNKDSPHPNCSDRLNTSLDSPHSNHCIKSPHTRRSPAKESPKSGSEGVRVSHNNKMEQVVIDGKYRDLIKLINLQRDKLNNQQVEMTKYEAEIAYLEGRSREDESRLAHVTSEIERHEKLAQQIDEEVNHLQQLEQEAEGAHQAEDKVKAEISALQAQLAHCENQLATHREKVSELEKSMDEEHQRSEEEARAQQDAMVREIEKLQAAIAQASAQAEHAQVQSQQILQEMADSEKTIADKKKEVEKLVMEMKDANLESLSITPSEEVRTLLEGATKPGSSRRMIGSPRQLENAVPTSKNPHGVWV
- the LOC123513968 gene encoding flocculation protein FLO11-like isoform X1, whose translation is MTFMVGVILSAEGERTQSEHPRILLNMHANTEDGFMVARMELKVWVEGIQRIVCGVTETTTCQLKKWYLQDVVYALAHATGKTGRFTLIERWRNNERLLAPNEYPLKILMKWGEYSNDVQFILQRSALEPKTSNGPSGLRPSGHPRVEPPSRATLSQSPPVTQDRPRQSPHTHKDLKKSLTFSGGHADLRRLDAGTPSPSQGCPPLSPGMMSPTGPRHSDFPYSSPPTSPHWEGQMLPTEACKADQQSCPVAWRPPAPPPYELVRGNPPPPPSASRIGVDNVRATSHWSAPWPGSHSPPATSQPTPLSPHSPIRSPPATEPPYSLGRREQRPELPRNEPVYSDARRPPFPGYAHPGSGSLNTTPPGSLYQPRGPSPSQMSPMYNGPPPPKPPHISGPRELPPYRHPPPPSSVPTKASPSHGSPRKVTNVQTSPTKQPLPPPPSAQVPLSSNKVPNPHQIGSSSHSSPIRHPSPTRHSSPTRHPSPSRSCPVGSSVINSPSPHSNTKNPRSGSPVKAMQVRHNMEEFPGGNLLDKGIAKTGTEEQSAVRHGEYHPRKEDGANSNSAKEVIQSNIVNNSIGKPMPDVQSKTNQHNRGSIDRLAVESVSVFGRRGTSEEPFTNKDSPHPNCSDRLNTSLDSPHSNHCIKSPHTRRSPAKESPKSGSEGVRVSHNNKMEQVVIDGKYRDLIKLINLQRDKLNNQQVEMTKYEAEIAYLEGRSREDESRLAHVTSEIERHEKLAQQIDEEVNHLQQLEQEAEGAHQAEDKVKAEISALQAQLAHCENQLATHREKVSELEKSMDEEHQRSEEEARAQQDAMVREIEKLQAAIAQASAQAEHAQVQSQQILQEMADSEKTIADKKKEVEKLVMEMKDANLESLSITPSEEVRTLLEGKTGATKPGSSRRMIGSPRQLENAVPTSKNPHGVWV
- the LOC123513968 gene encoding flocculation protein FLO11-like isoform X2, translated to MTFMVGVILSAEGERTQSEHPRILLNMHANTEDGFMVARMELKVWVEGIQRIVCGVTETTTCQLKKWYLQDVVYALAHATGKTGRFTLIERWRNNERLLAPNEYPLKILMKWGEYSNDVQFILQRSALEPKTSNGPSGLRPSGHPRVEPPSRATLSQSPPVTQDRPRQSPHTHKDLKKSLTFSGGHADLRRLDAGTPSPSQGCPPLSPGMMSPTGPRHSDFPYSSPPTSPHWEGQMLPTEACKADQQSCPVAWRPPAPPPYELVRGNPPPPPSASRIGVDNVRATSHWSAPWPGSHSPPATSQPTPLSPHSPIRSPPATEPPYSLGRREQRPELPRNEPVYSDARRPPFPGYAHPGSGSLNTTPPGSLYQPRGPSPSQMSPMYNGPPPPKPPHISGPRELPPYRHPPPPSSVPTKASPSHGSPRKVTNVQTSPTKQPLPPPPSAQVPLSSNKVPNPHQIGSSSHSSPIRHPSPTRHSSPTRHPSPSRSCPVGSSVINSPSPHSNTKNPRSGSPVKAMQVRHNMEEFPGGNLLDKGIAKTGTEEQSAVRHGEYHPRKEDGANSNSAKEVIQSNIVNNSIGKPMPDVQSKTNQHNRGSIDRLAVESVSVFGRRGTSEEPFTNKDSPHPNCSDRLNTSLDSPHSNHCIKSPHTRRSPAKESPKSGSEGVRVSHNNKMEQVVIDGKYRDLIKLINLQRDKLNNQQVEMTKYEAEIAYLEGRSREDESRLAHVTSEIERHEKLAQQIDEEVNHLQQLEQEAEGAHQAEDKVKAEISALQAQLAHCENQLATHREKVSELEKSMDEEHQRSEEEARAQQDAMVREIEKLQAAIAQASAQAEHAQVQSQQILQEMADSEKTIADKKKEVEKLVMEMKDANLESLSITPSEEVRTLLEGATKPGSSRRMIGSPRQLENAVPTSKNPHGVWV
- the LOC123513968 gene encoding protein transport protein sec31-like isoform X6 — protein: MVARMELKVWVEGIQRIVCGVTETTTCQLKKWYLQDVVYALAHATGKTGRFTLIERWRNNERLLAPNEYPLKILMKWGEYSNDVQFILQRSALEPKTSNGPSGLRPSGHPRVEPPSRATLSQSPPVTQDRPRQSPHTHKDLKKSLTFSGGHADLRRLDAGTPSPSQGCPPLSPGMMSPTGPRHSDFPYSSPPTSPHWEGQMLPTEACKADQQSCPVAWRPPAPPPYELVRGNPPPPPSASRIGVDNVRATSHWSAPWPGSHSPPATSQPTPLSPHSPIRSPPATEPPYSLGRREQRPELPRNEPVYSDARRPPFPGYAHPGSGSLNTTPPGSLYQPRGPSPSQMSPMYNGPPPPKPPHISGPRELPPYRHPPPPSSVPTKASPSHGSPRKVTNVQTSPTKQPLPPPPSAQVPLSSNKVPNPHQIGSSSHSSPIRHPSPTRHSSPTRHPSPSRSCPVGSSVINSPSPHSNTKNPRSGSPVKAMQVRHNMEEFPGGNLLDKGIAKTGTEEQSAVRHGEYHPRKEDGANSNSAKEVIQSNIVNNSIGKPMPDVQSKTNQHNRGSIDRLAVESVSVFGRRGTSEEPFTNKDSPHPNCSDRLNTSLDSPHSNHCIKSPHTRRSPAKESPKSGSEGVRVSHNNKMEQVVIDGKYRDLIKLINLQRDKLNNQQVEMTKYEAEIAYLEGRSREDESRLAHVTSEIERHEKLAQQIDEEVNHLQQLEQEAEGAHQAEDKVKAEISALQAQLAHCENQLATHREKVSELEKSMDEEHQRSEEEARAQQDAMVREIEKLQAAIAQASAQAEHAQVQSQQILQEMADSEKTIADKKKEVEKLVMEMKDANLESLSITPSEEVRTLLEGKTGATKPGSSRRMIGSPRQLENAVPTSKNPHGVWV
- the LOC123513968 gene encoding protein transport protein sec31-like isoform X7, whose amino-acid sequence is MVARMELKVWVEGIQRIVCGVTETTTCQDVVYALAHATGKTGRFTLIERWRNNERLLAPNEYPLKILMKWGEYSNDVQFILQRSALEPKTSNGPSGLRPSGHPRVEPPSRATLSQSPPVTQDRPRQSPHTHKDLKKSLTFSGGHADLRRLDAGTPSPSQGCPPLSPGMMSPTGPRHSDFPYSSPPTSPHWEGQMLPTEACKADQQSCPVAWRPPAPPPYELVRGNPPPPPSASRIGVDNVRATSHWSAPWPGSHSPPATSQPTPLSPHSPIRSPPATEPPYSLGRREQRPELPRNEPVYSDARRPPFPGYAHPGSGSLNTTPPGSLYQPRGPSPSQMSPMYNGPPPPKPPHISGPRELPPYRHPPPPSSVPTKASPSHGSPRKVTNVQTSPTKQPLPPPPSAQVPLSSNKVPNPHQIGSSSHSSPIRHPSPTRHSSPTRHPSPSRSCPVGSSVINSPSPHSNTKNPRSGSPVKAMQVRHNMEEFPGGNLLDKGIAKTGTEEQSAVRHGEYHPRKEDGANSNSAKEVIQSNIVNNSIGKPMPDVQSKTNQHNRGSIDRLAVESVSVFGRRGTSEEPFTNKDSPHPNCSDRLNTSLDSPHSNHCIKSPHTRRSPAKESPKSGSEGVRVSHNNKMEQVVIDGKYRDLIKLINLQRDKLNNQQVEMTKYEAEIAYLEGRSREDESRLAHVTSEIERHEKLAQQIDEEVNHLQQLEQEAEGAHQAEDKVKAEISALQAQLAHCENQLATHREKVSELEKSMDEEHQRSEEEARAQQDAMVREIEKLQAAIAQASAQAEHAQVQSQQILQEMADSEKTIADKKKEVEKLVMEMKDANLESLSITPSEEVRTLLEGKTGATKPGSSRRMIGSPRQLENAVPTSKNPHGVWV
- the LOC123513968 gene encoding flocculation protein FLO11-like isoform X4 produces the protein MTFMVGVILSAEGERTQSEHPRILLNMHANTEDGFMVARMELKVWVEGIQRIVCGVTETTTCQLKKWYLQDVVYALAHATGKTGRFTLIERWRNNERLLAPNEYPLKILMKWGEYSNDVQFILQRSALEPKTSNGPSGLRPSGHPRVEPPSRATLSQSPPVTQDRPRQSPHTHKDLKKSLTFSGGHADLRRLDAGTPSPSQGCPPLSPGMMSPTGPRHSDFPYSSPPTSPHWEGQMLPTEACKADQQSCPVAWRPPAPPPYELVRGNPPPPPSASRIGVDNVRATSHWSAPWPGSHSPPATSQPTPLSPHSPIRSPPATEPPYSLGRREQRPELPRNEPVYSDARRPPFPGYAHPGSGSLNTTPPGSLYQPRGPSPSQMSPMYNGPPPPKPPHISGPRELPPYRHPPPPSSVPTKASPSHGSPRKVTNVQTSPTKQPLPPPPSAQVPLSSNKVPNPHQIGSSSHSSPIRHPSPTRHSSPTRHPSPSRSCPVGSSVINSPSPHSNTKNPRSGSPVKAMQVRHNMEEFPGGNLLDKGIAKTGTEEQSAVRHGEYHPRKEDGANSNSAKEVIQSNIVNNSIGKPMPDVQSKTNQHNRGSIDRLAVESVSVFGRRGTSEEPFTNKDSPHPNCSDRLNTSLDSPHSNHCIKSPHTRRSPAKESPKSGSEGVRVSHNNKMEQVVIDGKYRDLIKLINLQRDKLNNQQVEMTKYEAEIAYLEGRSREDESRLAHVTSEIERHEKLAQQIDEEVNHLQQLEQEAEGAHQAEDKVKAEISALQAQLAHCENQLATHREKVSELEKSMDEEHQRSEEEARAQQDAMVREIEKLQAAIAQASAQAEHAQVQSQQILQEMADSEKTIADKKKEVEKLVMEMKDANLESLSITPSEEVRTLLEGKTGNRYVRGKLVWKEKQKSEVKCPSVLL
- the LOC123513968 gene encoding flocculation protein FLO11-like isoform X5, with the protein product MTFMVGVILSAEGERTQSEHPRILLNMHANTEDGFMVARMELKVWVEGIQRIVCGVTETTTCQLKKWYLQDVVYALAHATGKTGRFTLIERWRNNERLLAPNEYPLKILMKWGEYSNDVQFILQRSALEPKTSNGPSGLRPSGHPRVEPPSRATLSQSPPVTQDRPRQSPHTHKDLKKSLTFSGGHADLRRLDAGTPSPSQGCPPLSPGMMSPTGPRHSDFPYSSPPTSPHWEGQMLPTEACKADQQSCPVAWRPPAPPPYELVRGNPPPPPSASRIGVDNVRATSHWSAPWPGSHSPPATSQPTPLSPHSPIRSPPATEPPYSLGRREQRPELPRNEPVYSDARRPPFPGYAHPGSGSLNTTPPGSLYQPRGPSPSQMSPMYNGPPPPKPPHISGPRELPPYRHPPPPSSVPTKASPSHGSPRKVTNVQTSPTKQPLPPPPSAQVPLSSNKVPNPHQIGSSSHSSPIRHPSPTRHSSPTRHPSPSRSCPVGSSVINSPSPHSNTKNPRSGSPVKAMQVRHNMEEFPGGNLLDKGIAKTGTEEQSAVRHGEYHPRKEDGANSNSAKEVIQSNIVNNSIGKPMPDVQSKTNQHNRGSIDRLAVESVSVFGRRGTSEEPFTNKDSPHPNCSDRLNTSLDSPHSNHCIKSPHTRRSPAKESPKSGSEGVRVSHNNKMEQVVIDGKYRDLIKLINLQRDKLNNQQVEMTKYEAEIAYLEGRSREDESRLAHVTSEIERHEKLAQQIDEEVNHLQQLEQEAEGAHQAEDKVKAEISALQAQLAHCENQLATHREKVSELEKSMDEEHQRSEEEARAQQDAMVREIEKLQAAIAQASAQAEHAQVQSQQILQEMADSEKTIADKKKEVEKLVMEMKDANLESLSITPSEEVRTLLEGNRYVRGKLVWKEKQKSEVKCPSVLL